A genomic region of Lytechinus pictus isolate F3 Inbred chromosome 2, Lp3.0, whole genome shotgun sequence contains the following coding sequences:
- the LOC129270491 gene encoding programmed cell death protein 5-like gives MGDSELEAIRARRMAELQQQMGGQNPDQEKQRAEALQREQEMKNTMLAQLLDQSARARLNSIALVKPEKAKMVENMLINMARSGQVGGKINEEQLKGLLGQVSEKTGRSGKVKFDRRRLDSDDDDY, from the exons ATGGGTGATAGTGAGCTTGAGGCAATAAGAGCACGTAGAATGGCTGAATTACAACAACAAATGGGT gggcaAAATCCGGATCAGGAAAAACAAAGAGCAGAAGCCTTGCAGAG GGAACAAGAAATGAAGAACACGATGCTAGCTCAACTTCTGGATCAATCCGCAAGGGCAAGAT TGAATAGTATTGCTCTTGTGAAGCCAGAGAAAGCTAAGATGGTAGAGAATATGTTGATTAATATGGCACGTTCTGGACAAGTTGGTGGAAAG ATTAATGAAGAGCAGCTAAAGGGTCTTCTCGGGCAGGTCAGTGAAAAGACAGGTCGATCAGGAAAAGTCAAG TTTGACAGGAGACGGCTAGACTCGGATGACGATGACTATTAG